In a single window of the Streptomyces sp. CGMCC 4.7035 genome:
- a CDS encoding sensor histidine kinase — MPPSASDLGITLLVQLAVTMPFVVPRGPELPPATWSAYAVTTLGVLPLVWRRRAPLSVLCAISFAGLGYRLALDGPGQPLPYAPLVAVYTVAALSPRRARIAMMVLAVPLIAVGVAVNTGEVRELLFTLIVFFGACTLGTLTRTRQAYAAAAERRAAEQAVVRERARIAREMHDVLSHSVALMVVQAEAGPVAVRTDPDRAEAAFDAISETGREAMVQLRRMLGVLREDAGDPRGPQPVVAELPALLERVSGSGLAVSYDTTGVVRPLPLDTEATVYRVVQEALTNVVKHAAADRVAVRLDYGRETLGITVTDDGRGPAASGPGGGHGLIGLRERAAAHGGTARTGPGPGGKGFEVVVTLGVGQ, encoded by the coding sequence CTGCCCCCGTCGGCCTCGGACCTGGGCATCACGCTGCTGGTGCAGCTGGCCGTCACCATGCCGTTCGTCGTCCCCCGGGGTCCCGAACTACCGCCCGCGACCTGGTCGGCGTACGCGGTGACGACCCTGGGCGTGCTGCCGCTGGTGTGGCGCAGGCGGGCACCGCTCTCCGTGCTCTGCGCCATCTCTTTCGCGGGGCTCGGCTACCGGCTGGCCCTCGACGGCCCGGGACAGCCCCTGCCGTACGCCCCACTGGTGGCCGTCTACACCGTCGCCGCGCTCTCCCCACGGCGCGCGCGCATCGCGATGATGGTGCTGGCGGTGCCGTTGATCGCGGTCGGCGTGGCCGTCAACACGGGCGAGGTCCGGGAACTGCTGTTCACCCTGATCGTCTTCTTCGGCGCCTGCACCCTCGGCACCCTGACCCGCACCCGCCAGGCGTATGCCGCGGCCGCCGAGCGCAGGGCCGCCGAACAGGCGGTGGTCCGCGAACGGGCCAGGATCGCCCGGGAGATGCACGACGTCCTCTCCCACTCCGTCGCCCTGATGGTGGTGCAGGCCGAAGCCGGACCGGTCGCGGTACGCACCGACCCCGACCGGGCCGAGGCAGCCTTCGACGCGATCTCCGAGACCGGCCGGGAGGCCATGGTCCAGCTGCGGCGGATGCTGGGCGTGCTGCGCGAGGACGCCGGTGACCCACGGGGGCCGCAGCCCGTCGTCGCCGAACTGCCCGCGCTGCTCGAGCGCGTGTCGGGCAGCGGGCTCGCCGTCTCGTACGACACCACCGGCGTGGTCAGGCCCCTGCCGCTGGACACCGAGGCCACCGTCTATCGCGTGGTGCAGGAGGCCCTGACCAATGTCGTCAAGCACGCGGCCGCCGACCGGGTCGCGGTCCGGCTCGACTACGGCCGTGAGACGCTCGGCATCACCGTCACCGACGACGGCCGGGGGCCCGCTGCCTCCGGTCCGGGCGGCGGCCACGGCCTGATCGGCCTCCGCGAGCGTGCCGCCGCACACGGCGGCACCGCCCGTACCGGGCCGGGGCCGGGCGGCAAGGGGTTCGAGGTGGTTGTGACTCTCGGGGTGGGACAGTGA
- a CDS encoding response regulator transcription factor, which yields MTIRVVVADDQELVRSGFVMILDAQPDIEVVAEAGDGATAVEAVRRHAPDVALLDIRMPGTDGIEAARAICRETDCRVLVLTTFDSDEYVHDALHAGASGFLLKDVRRDDLVHAVRVVSAGDSLLSPSVARRLVEDFVRRPRQTAAPRPDRLAVLTTRERETLQLLGRGLSNAEIAAELVVSEHTVKTHVSNVLTKLGLRDRIQAVICAYETGLVTAG from the coding sequence GTGACGATCCGTGTGGTGGTGGCCGACGACCAGGAACTGGTCCGCAGCGGCTTTGTGATGATCCTCGACGCCCAGCCGGACATCGAGGTGGTCGCCGAGGCGGGGGACGGCGCGACGGCGGTCGAGGCGGTGCGCCGGCATGCCCCCGACGTGGCGCTGCTCGACATCCGTATGCCCGGAACGGACGGCATCGAGGCGGCGAGGGCCATCTGCCGGGAGACCGACTGCCGGGTGCTCGTCCTGACCACCTTCGACTCCGACGAGTACGTCCATGACGCCCTGCATGCCGGGGCGAGCGGCTTTCTGCTCAAGGACGTCCGCCGGGACGACCTGGTCCACGCGGTCCGAGTGGTGAGCGCGGGCGACTCACTGCTATCGCCCTCGGTGGCCCGCCGCCTGGTCGAGGACTTCGTACGGCGACCCCGGCAGACCGCCGCGCCGCGGCCCGACCGGCTGGCCGTGCTCACCACGCGGGAGCGGGAGACCCTCCAACTGCTCGGCAGGGGCCTGTCCAACGCGGAGATCGCCGCGGAGCTGGTGGTCAGTGAGCACACCGTCAAGACGCATGTGAGCAATGTGCTGACCAAGCTCGGACTGCGCGACCGCATCCAGGCGGTCATCTGCGCCTATGAGACCGGCCTGGTCACCGCGGGGTGA
- a CDS encoding serine hydrolase domain-containing protein, giving the protein MKTPIRTALVAAIALAVAAGPVAVPAMAHTAPTASARTASASSLAGLDIAALQRTIADLPADDATSAVIRVSGRAGSWRGAAGVRDVASGQPVLADGRFRAGSTTKVFTAAVVLQLVAEHRVALNRPVQHYLPGLLPADYPAITVAQLLNHTSGLRAADGPGDSFEDQYAHRFDTTTPLQMVASATAHPLEFTPGEKQHYLNINYTVLGLLIEKVTKDSYEHQVQRRILDPLGMRDTYYPGDDPHIHGPHNLGYQRTPGGLVDVTDWNVSAGWAAGDIISTAADLERFTVALFSGRVVPKAQLHHMLQAPKGITMYDSEDPAAYTMGLTRLVLPDGTVAYGKTGERYGYLTGMGATLDAYGRIDRTLVFSVGSTDAKSASGNPRKVPIFLAAMQNS; this is encoded by the coding sequence ATGAAGACCCCGATCCGCACCGCTCTGGTCGCCGCCATCGCCCTGGCCGTCGCGGCGGGCCCGGTCGCCGTCCCGGCCATGGCGCACACGGCACCGACCGCCTCGGCACGGACGGCCTCGGCGTCCAGCCTGGCCGGCCTGGACATCGCGGCCCTCCAGCGGACGATCGCCGACCTGCCGGCCGACGACGCCACCTCCGCGGTCATCAGGGTCAGCGGCCGGGCCGGCAGCTGGCGGGGCGCCGCGGGCGTCCGTGATGTGGCATCGGGGCAGCCGGTGCTGGCCGACGGCCGCTTCCGCGCCGGGAGTACCACCAAGGTCTTCACCGCGGCCGTCGTCCTGCAACTCGTCGCGGAGCACAGGGTCGCCCTGAACCGCCCCGTCCAGCACTACCTGCCGGGGCTGCTTCCCGCCGACTACCCGGCGATCACCGTCGCCCAGCTGCTCAACCACACCAGTGGACTGCGGGCCGCCGACGGCCCCGGGGACTCCTTCGAGGACCAGTACGCCCACCGCTTCGACACGACGACCCCGTTGCAGATGGTGGCCTCCGCCACCGCCCACCCGCTGGAGTTCACCCCCGGCGAGAAGCAGCACTACCTCAACATCAACTACACCGTCCTTGGCCTGCTCATCGAGAAGGTGACCAAGGATTCCTACGAGCACCAGGTCCAGCGGCGCATCCTGGACCCGCTCGGTATGCGCGACACCTACTACCCCGGCGACGACCCGCACATCCACGGGCCGCACAATCTCGGTTACCAGCGCACCCCCGGCGGGCTGGTCGACGTCACCGACTGGAACGTCTCCGCCGGCTGGGCGGCGGGAGACATCATCAGCACCGCCGCCGACCTGGAGCGCTTCACCGTGGCGCTGTTCAGCGGCCGGGTCGTCCCCAAGGCCCAGCTCCACCACATGCTCCAGGCCCCCAAGGGCATCACCATGTACGACAGCGAGGACCCCGCCGCGTACACCATGGGGCTCACCCGCCTGGTGCTTCCCGACGGCACCGTCGCCTACGGCAAGACCGGCGAACGCTACGGCTACCTCACGGGGATGGGCGCCACGCTGGACGCCTACGGCCGGATCGACCGGACCCTGGTCTTCTCGGTCGGATCCACCGACGCCAAGTCGGCCTCCGGCAACCCCCGCAAGGTGCCGATCTTCCTGGCCGCGATGCAGAACTCCTGA
- a CDS encoding DNA polymerase III subunit gamma and tau: MSSLALYRRYRPESFAEVIGQEHVTDPLQQALRNNRVNHAYLFSGPRGCGKTTSARILARCLNCEQGPTPTPCGECQSCQDLARNGPGSIDVIEIDAASHGGVDDARDLREKAFFGPASSRYKIYIIDEAHMVTSAGFNALLKVVEEPPEHLKFIFATTEPEKVIGTIRSRTHHYPFRLVPPGTLRDYLGEVCEKEKIPVEDGVLPLVVRAGAGSVRDSMSVMDQLLAGAAADGVTYAMATSLLGYTDGSLLDSVVEAFASGDGSAAFEVVDRIIEGGNDPRRFVADLLERLRDLVILAAVPDAIEKGLIDAPADVLERMQAQAGVFGPAELSRAADLVNEGLTEMRGATSPRLQLELICARVLLPAAYGDERSVMARLDRLERGVSFSGGGAGPAMGYVPGPEVHGGMTGGPVPQGAAPVPPAGGAAAARAAVRAGGASGSAGGPAGPGAGAYGAAGAGGPGSYDTGGTTSVPGPAPAAPESAPAASAPPAAPAAVQPQAPAAPAPAAPGAWPTAASAGSGGRRPGGWPTAAPAGGGQPTTPPAQPTAPASPSAPAAPAPSASAPAAAPAPAHGALDPRMLWPNILEAVKNRRRFTWILLSQNAQVTGFDGTTLQLGFVNAGARDNFASSGSEDVLRQALAEQFNVQWKVEAIVDPSGGSAAPATGAGGSGFGGGGFNAGGGGGYGGGAPAAPRPAPQQPAPAARPAAPAPAAPAPAPVSPPAPERHVVAPEDDMPEDDDPDLDESALSGHELIVKELGATVVEEFSNE; the protein is encoded by the coding sequence GTGTCGTCTCTCGCGCTGTACCGCCGCTATCGCCCGGAGTCGTTCGCCGAGGTCATCGGGCAGGAGCATGTCACCGACCCGCTGCAGCAGGCGCTGCGGAACAACCGGGTCAATCACGCGTACCTGTTCAGCGGTCCGCGCGGCTGCGGGAAGACGACCAGTGCGCGGATCCTGGCCCGGTGCCTGAACTGCGAGCAGGGGCCGACGCCGACGCCGTGCGGGGAGTGCCAGTCCTGTCAGGACCTGGCCAGGAACGGGCCGGGATCCATCGACGTCATCGAGATCGACGCCGCTTCCCACGGTGGTGTGGACGACGCCCGTGACCTGCGGGAGAAGGCCTTCTTCGGGCCCGCGAGCAGCCGGTACAAGATCTACATCATCGACGAGGCCCACATGGTCACGTCGGCCGGTTTCAACGCGCTGCTCAAGGTCGTCGAGGAGCCGCCCGAGCATCTGAAGTTCATCTTCGCGACCACCGAGCCCGAGAAGGTCATCGGGACCATTCGGTCGCGTACGCATCACTATCCCTTCCGGCTCGTGCCGCCGGGGACCCTCCGGGACTACCTCGGCGAGGTGTGCGAGAAGGAGAAGATCCCGGTCGAAGACGGGGTCCTGCCGCTCGTCGTGCGTGCGGGCGCCGGATCCGTACGTGACTCCATGTCCGTCATGGACCAGCTGCTGGCGGGCGCGGCCGCCGACGGTGTGACGTATGCCATGGCCACCTCGCTCCTCGGCTACACGGACGGGTCGCTTCTCGACTCCGTGGTCGAGGCCTTCGCCTCCGGGGACGGCTCCGCCGCTTTCGAGGTCGTGGACCGGATCATCGAGGGTGGGAACGATCCGCGGCGGTTTGTCGCCGATCTGCTGGAGCGGCTGCGGGATCTCGTGATCCTGGCCGCCGTTCCCGACGCCATCGAGAAGGGGCTCATCGACGCCCCCGCCGACGTGCTGGAACGGATGCAGGCCCAGGCGGGCGTCTTCGGGCCGGCCGAGCTCAGCCGCGCCGCCGATCTCGTCAACGAGGGGCTGACCGAGATGCGCGGGGCCACCTCGCCCCGCCTCCAGCTGGAGCTGATCTGCGCGCGCGTGCTGCTCCCTGCCGCCTACGGCGACGAGCGGTCGGTCATGGCCCGACTGGACCGGCTGGAGCGGGGCGTCAGCTTCTCCGGCGGCGGCGCCGGGCCCGCCATGGGATACGTGCCGGGGCCCGAGGTGCACGGAGGAATGACCGGGGGGCCGGTGCCGCAGGGAGCGGCGCCCGTTCCGCCCGCCGGCGGGGCCGCGGCGGCCCGTGCCGCGGTGCGTGCCGGCGGTGCGTCCGGTTCGGCCGGTGGCCCGGCGGGTCCGGGTGCGGGTGCGTACGGGGCTGCGGGCGCCGGTGGCCCGGGGTCGTACGACACCGGGGGGACGACGTCTGTTCCGGGGCCGGCACCCGCGGCGCCGGAGTCCGCCCCCGCCGCTTCCGCTCCTCCCGCCGCCCCTGCGGCCGTTCAGCCGCAGGCGCCTGCCGCTCCCGCTCCCGCGGCTCCCGGTGCCTGGCCCACCGCCGCCTCCGCGGGGAGCGGCGGCCGACGGCCCGGCGGCTGGCCCACGGCCGCGCCCGCCGGCGGGGGGCAGCCCACCACGCCGCCCGCGCAACCGACCGCGCCCGCGTCCCCGTCGGCGCCCGCCGCGCCGGCACCCTCCGCGTCCGCTCCGGCCGCGGCTCCCGCACCGGCGCACGGCGCGCTCGACCCCCGCATGCTCTGGCCGAACATCCTGGAGGCGGTGAAGAACCGTCGCCGCTTCACCTGGATCCTGCTGAGCCAGAACGCGCAGGTGACGGGCTTCGACGGCACGACGCTCCAGCTCGGTTTCGTGAACGCGGGCGCGCGGGACAACTTCGCGAGCAGCGGCAGCGAGGACGTACTGCGACAGGCGCTGGCCGAGCAGTTCAACGTGCAGTGGAAGGTCGAGGCGATCGTCGACCCGTCGGGCGGCTCGGCAGCCCCGGCCACGGGAGCGGGGGGCTCCGGGTTCGGCGGCGGAGGTTTCAACGCGGGAGGGGGCGGAGGCTACGGCGGAGGCGCACCGGCCGCGCCGCGCCCCGCGCCGCAGCAGCCGGCTCCGGCAGCGCGCCCGGCCGCCCCGGCGCCGGCGGCACCCGCCCCGGCCCCGGTCTCGCCGCCCGCCCCGGAGCGGCACGTGGTCGCCCCCGAGGACGACATGCCGGAGGACGACGACCCCGACCTCGACGAGTCGGCCCTCTCGGGCCATGAACTGATCGTCAAGGAGCTGGGGGCGACGGTGGTGGAGGAGTTCTCGAACGAGTAA
- a CDS encoding ATP-binding protein, with product MAEESAAFGALLRELRLGASLTIEGLAEASGVSVRGIGDLERGRRAAPQRRTVAALADGLGLDEKDRERLLAAARAGRCPGYSPPGVRAFPRGIHDFVGRQPELARLAELADMAARRHLSADRHLSAGQPDPGAAADGQPVRPGAEQPVVAAVSGPPGTGKTTLALHAARELADRFPDGQLVVDLRGMDDVPPEPAELMAGVLKALGVADRVLAKAGPQGHPALYRHLLADRRCLLVLDNARDEAQVRPLLPGAGAGMVVVTSRRMLTGLESVHRLPLGELGAAEAAAFLTGLVGAERCDADPAALAEVAQRCGHLPLALRVAGNWLATRTGWSVRRLADRLAFEERRLDALAAGDVRVSAAFDLSYRQLTPAAARLFRRLALVEGPDVGAACAARLTGQSLFEAEDTLEELVEAGLLGTERDRYRFHDLLRLFARSRLEAEESAEDATRARAAMHRWLLETAVVAGRWYEPEHGAPPPGRRGTVDLSTADRAREWLQAEGDNWLAALRAAATAGQHATVVEVAEAMHWFSDLWIFWGHWPEVFGTAARSAQALGDPLLEATQLNYHAWALLMCEGRHHDSLARSAEALAAAQRADDLPQQAWAHAYAAWAHQMLQDFESAADHNHRAARLFEAVGDLHGMLHAMHSSGITQMELGRVEAALDSFLNTLAFMDQAGDRIEPHVAQVTRGSLHMCAGGACARTGRWDEAIDHLRTSVGLCRDSGNTGLESRALVHLGKALLAAGHGTEARDAFTRCLSLGPSADPESVTKARQQLAHCDD from the coding sequence GTGGCCGAAGAGAGCGCGGCGTTCGGGGCGCTCCTGCGCGAGCTGCGGCTGGGTGCGTCCCTGACGATCGAAGGCCTGGCCGAGGCATCGGGCGTGAGTGTGCGGGGCATCGGGGATCTGGAACGAGGGCGGCGGGCTGCTCCGCAGCGGCGTACGGTGGCCGCGCTCGCCGACGGCCTGGGGCTGGACGAGAAGGACCGGGAGCGGCTGCTCGCGGCCGCTCGGGCGGGACGCTGCCCGGGGTACAGTCCGCCGGGGGTACGGGCCTTCCCACGCGGTATCCACGACTTCGTGGGCCGTCAGCCGGAGCTGGCCCGACTGGCGGAGCTCGCCGACATGGCAGCGAGGCGCCACCTGTCCGCCGACCGGCACCTGTCGGCTGGACAGCCGGACCCCGGAGCAGCGGCCGACGGGCAGCCGGTGCGGCCGGGCGCCGAACAGCCCGTCGTGGCCGCGGTGTCAGGCCCTCCCGGCACGGGCAAGACGACGCTCGCGCTGCATGCCGCCCGGGAGCTGGCCGACCGGTTCCCGGACGGGCAGCTGGTGGTGGACCTGCGCGGAATGGACGACGTTCCGCCCGAGCCGGCCGAACTGATGGCGGGCGTGCTCAAGGCGCTCGGCGTGGCCGACCGGGTCCTGGCGAAGGCCGGACCGCAGGGCCACCCCGCGCTGTACCGGCACCTGCTGGCCGACCGGCGGTGCCTGCTCGTGCTCGACAACGCCCGTGACGAGGCCCAGGTCCGCCCGCTGTTGCCCGGCGCCGGTGCGGGGATGGTGGTGGTGACCAGCCGGCGGATGCTCACCGGCCTGGAGAGCGTGCACCGTCTGCCGCTCGGCGAGTTGGGCGCGGCGGAGGCGGCCGCTTTCCTCACCGGTCTGGTGGGCGCGGAGCGCTGCGATGCGGACCCGGCCGCGCTGGCGGAGGTCGCCCAGCGGTGCGGCCACCTGCCGCTGGCGCTGCGGGTGGCGGGCAACTGGCTGGCCACCCGCACCGGTTGGAGCGTGCGCCGTCTCGCCGACCGACTCGCCTTCGAGGAGCGGCGCCTGGACGCGCTGGCGGCCGGAGACGTCCGTGTCTCGGCCGCCTTCGATCTGTCCTACCGCCAGCTCACCCCCGCGGCGGCCCGCCTGTTCCGGCGTCTCGCCCTGGTCGAGGGTCCGGACGTCGGGGCCGCCTGCGCCGCCCGGTTGACGGGACAGTCGCTCTTCGAGGCCGAGGACACCCTGGAGGAGCTGGTGGAGGCCGGACTCCTGGGCACCGAGCGGGACCGCTACCGCTTCCACGACCTGTTGAGGCTGTTCGCCCGGTCCCGCCTGGAGGCCGAGGAGAGCGCCGAGGACGCCACCCGGGCCCGCGCGGCGATGCACCGCTGGCTGCTGGAGACCGCCGTCGTGGCCGGCCGCTGGTACGAGCCCGAGCATGGCGCACCGCCCCCCGGCCGGCGGGGCACTGTCGACCTCTCCACCGCCGACCGGGCCCGGGAGTGGCTTCAGGCGGAGGGCGACAACTGGCTGGCCGCGCTGCGTGCGGCCGCGACCGCCGGACAGCACGCCACCGTGGTGGAGGTGGCCGAGGCCATGCACTGGTTCTCCGACCTGTGGATCTTCTGGGGCCACTGGCCCGAGGTGTTCGGCACCGCCGCCCGCAGCGCGCAGGCCCTCGGCGATCCGCTCCTGGAGGCCACCCAGCTCAACTACCACGCCTGGGCACTGCTCATGTGCGAGGGACGCCACCACGACAGCCTCGCCCGCTCCGCCGAGGCCCTCGCCGCCGCGCAACGCGCCGACGACCTGCCCCAGCAGGCCTGGGCCCACGCCTATGCCGCCTGGGCCCACCAAATGCTCCAGGACTTCGAGTCGGCCGCCGACCACAACCACCGGGCCGCCCGGCTCTTCGAGGCGGTCGGCGACCTGCACGGCATGCTGCACGCCATGCACAGCAGCGGTATCACCCAGATGGAGCTGGGCCGAGTCGAGGCAGCCCTCGACTCCTTCCTGAACACGCTTGCCTTCATGGATCAGGCCGGGGATCGCATCGAACCCCACGTGGCCCAGGTCACCCGGGGCTCCCTGCACATGTGCGCGGGTGGCGCCTGCGCTCGCACAGGACGCTGGGACGAGGCGATCGACCATCTGCGTACCTCGGTCGGCCTGTGCCGCGACAGCGGCAACACGGGCCTGGAAAGCCGTGCTCTCGTCCACCTCGGGAAAGCCCTGCTGGCCGCCGGACACGGGACCGAGGCCCGGGACGCGTTCACCCGCTGTCTGTCCCTCGGACCTTCCGCCGATCCCGAGTCCGTCACCAAGGCCCGGCAGCAACTCGCTCACTGCGACGACTGA
- a CDS encoding DUF3152 domain-containing protein, producing the protein MEQPTADPYDRTSSSGGAAPGGHSRRTRLRGRFRRRSARAVRVGMALGAVLVSAGIALAFGYNPVTHDRTTDASDAADRASNAARPVISPGPSTHPGGAPASPSASPSASVITVPATGPGTFRTAHTSGKVVGHGSRLRRYKVLVEDGIDISPETAAAEISAVLGDRRGWTRDGIHSFQLVGSGSYDFVVKIATPGTVDEVCGAAGLRTKGKVNCTVSTDVMVNLKRWVSGSPEFDGPVGEYRALIVNHEVGHFIGHGHETCPGPGRPAPAMMQQIKGLKGCVANAWPYDRKGHYISGPSVP; encoded by the coding sequence GTGGAGCAGCCCACAGCCGACCCGTACGACCGCACTTCCAGCTCCGGCGGAGCCGCACCAGGAGGTCACAGCCGCAGAACCCGCCTTCGCGGGCGTTTCCGCAGGCGCAGTGCCCGTGCGGTCCGGGTCGGTATGGCGTTGGGTGCCGTGCTGGTTTCCGCGGGCATCGCCCTCGCGTTCGGGTACAACCCGGTGACGCACGACCGGACGACCGACGCCTCGGATGCCGCGGACCGGGCGAGCAACGCAGCCCGCCCGGTGATATCACCGGGCCCGTCCACCCATCCCGGGGGCGCCCCCGCTTCTCCGTCCGCGAGCCCCAGCGCCTCCGTGATCACCGTCCCCGCCACGGGCCCCGGCACCTTCCGCACCGCCCACACCAGCGGAAAGGTCGTCGGTCACGGCAGCCGGCTGCGGCGCTACAAGGTGCTCGTCGAGGACGGCATCGACATTTCTCCCGAGACGGCCGCGGCCGAGATCTCCGCGGTCCTGGGCGACCGTCGAGGCTGGACCCGCGACGGCATCCACTCCTTTCAGCTGGTCGGTTCGGGTTCTTACGACTTCGTGGTGAAGATCGCCACTCCGGGCACGGTGGACGAGGTCTGCGGTGCCGCGGGACTGCGGACCAAGGGCAAGGTCAACTGCACCGTCAGCACCGATGTCATGGTCAACCTCAAGCGGTGGGTGAGCGGTTCCCCGGAGTTCGACGGGCCGGTCGGCGAGTACCGTGCGCTGATCGTCAATCATGAGGTCGGCCACTTCATCGGCCACGGCCACGAAACCTGCCCCGGTCCCGGACGCCCCGCCCCGGCGATGATGCAGCAGATCAAGGGCCTGAAGGGTTGCGTCGCCAACGCCTGGCCCTACGACCGCAAAGGCCACTACATCAGCGGCCCTTCCGTGCCCTGA
- a CDS encoding Fpg/Nei family DNA glycosylase, which yields MPELPDVEGFRKVLESCAKGRVIQRVEVRDAGVLHGVSVRRLRDALEGRRFTEPKRHGKWLLAPTGDGPTLMLHFGMTGRLVCGRPGDAADAHDRVLFTVGGGRQLRYRDQRKLQGLWLAGDDRDVARMLDRQGPDALAVDRAEFEDALSSRRGRVKTVLTDQSVVAGLGNLLADEILWRARLRPTRRAGDLTEDERRRLYTHMRRTLRSAVPTGCVPPRDSWLTGHRDDPVPTCPRCGNPLRRTRMAGRGTVWCPHCQPDGD from the coding sequence ATGCCCGAGCTGCCGGACGTCGAGGGATTCCGGAAGGTGCTGGAGTCCTGTGCGAAGGGCAGGGTCATCCAACGTGTCGAGGTGCGCGACGCGGGCGTATTGCACGGGGTGAGCGTGCGGCGGCTGCGCGACGCGCTGGAAGGCCGGCGATTCACCGAGCCGAAGCGGCACGGGAAGTGGCTGCTCGCCCCGACGGGCGACGGCCCCACCCTCATGCTGCACTTCGGCATGACGGGTCGGCTGGTCTGCGGCCGTCCCGGCGACGCGGCCGATGCGCACGACCGCGTCCTGTTCACCGTGGGCGGCGGCCGGCAGCTCCGTTACCGCGACCAACGCAAACTTCAGGGCCTCTGGCTGGCCGGCGACGACCGCGATGTCGCACGGATGCTGGACCGCCAGGGCCCCGACGCGCTGGCGGTGGACCGTGCGGAGTTCGAGGACGCGCTCTCCTCGCGCCGCGGCAGAGTCAAGACCGTGCTCACCGACCAGTCCGTCGTGGCCGGACTGGGCAATCTGCTCGCCGACGAGATCCTGTGGCGGGCGAGGCTGCGCCCCACCCGCCGGGCGGGCGATCTCACCGAGGACGAGCGCCGTCGCCTGTACACACACATGCGCCGCACCCTGCGCTCCGCAGTCCCCACCGGCTGCGTCCCGCCCCGCGACTCCTGGCTCACCGGCCACCGCGACGACCCGGTCCCGACCTGCCCGCGCTGCGGCAACCCCTTGCGCCGGACCCGTATGGCAGGCCGCGGCACGGTGTGGTGTCCGCACTGCCAGCCGGACGGGGACTGA
- a CDS encoding FAD-binding oxidoreductase: MHDFSRRGLLKATAVAGAGAVVVPGVTAVETGGASAASEGPGGVKCPPAQLTGRVVHPDAPGYRDARLGWDQLFSHYPLVVVFAQNTQDVVNALTWARQNDVALRVRSGRHSLEGWSNVDNGIVIDISELKSVRIDTDSRIATVGAGLNQLEAVTRLAKQDLAVTTGTEGSVGLAGATLGGGFGFLTRWLGLACDSLVGAEIVVPSGTECAKVIRADSRNHADLLWALRGAGNGNFGIVTSLTYKVAPLKSVTYLQATWEGLGDLHGIFNAWQRTAPVAENRLGTQLEIHKPQTLLFAVLAEGSPEETKELLAPILSVGKPRVSVQEGNWGDVYAGFQTPTKDEPANWKFFSQFTRKPFPKEAIDVIASFMRDAPTDDSNFFTQAFGGAARRSPRGGAAFVHRDALFYSEPGVGWGTRGDQPGVGDPLTPQAQAWIAEFSQALRPYVNGAYVNVPNVGQQDWETAYWGSNFDRLRQIKAKYDPHNVFQYEQSIPPASLRHERA, translated from the coding sequence ATGCACGACTTTTCTCGTCGCGGCCTGCTCAAGGCGACGGCGGTCGCCGGCGCCGGCGCGGTCGTCGTCCCGGGTGTTACGGCCGTGGAGACCGGGGGCGCGAGCGCCGCGAGTGAAGGGCCCGGGGGAGTGAAGTGTCCGCCGGCGCAGCTGACCGGCCGCGTCGTCCACCCCGACGCTCCCGGGTACAGGGATGCGAGGCTCGGCTGGGACCAGCTCTTCTCTCACTATCCGCTGGTCGTCGTCTTCGCCCAGAACACCCAGGACGTGGTCAACGCCCTCACATGGGCGCGGCAGAATGACGTCGCGCTGCGGGTGCGGAGCGGCCGCCACAGCCTTGAGGGCTGGTCGAACGTGGACAACGGCATCGTGATCGACATCAGCGAGTTGAAGTCGGTCCGCATCGACACCGACTCTCGTATCGCGACGGTCGGCGCCGGGCTCAACCAGTTGGAAGCGGTGACCAGGCTCGCGAAGCAGGACCTGGCGGTGACGACCGGAACGGAGGGCAGCGTAGGCCTGGCCGGTGCGACGCTCGGCGGCGGATTCGGCTTCCTCACCCGCTGGCTCGGCCTGGCCTGCGACAGCCTTGTGGGGGCTGAGATCGTCGTCCCGTCGGGTACCGAGTGCGCCAAGGTGATCAGGGCGGATTCGAGGAACCACGCGGACCTGCTCTGGGCGCTCCGCGGGGCCGGAAACGGAAACTTCGGGATCGTCACGTCGCTCACCTACAAAGTGGCTCCGCTGAAGAGCGTCACTTATCTGCAGGCGACGTGGGAAGGCCTCGGGGACCTGCATGGGATTTTCAACGCATGGCAGCGTACGGCGCCGGTCGCCGAAAATCGCCTCGGAACCCAGCTTGAGATCCACAAACCCCAGACCCTGCTGTTCGCGGTTCTCGCGGAAGGATCGCCGGAAGAGACGAAGGAGTTGCTGGCCCCGATTCTGTCGGTCGGGAAGCCCCGGGTCTCGGTGCAGGAAGGCAACTGGGGTGACGTATATGCGGGATTCCAGACTCCGACCAAGGACGAACCCGCGAACTGGAAGTTCTTCTCGCAGTTCACCAGAAAGCCGTTCCCGAAGGAAGCGATCGACGTGATCGCCTCGTTCATGCGGGACGCCCCGACGGATGACAGCAACTTCTTCACCCAGGCCTTCGGCGGGGCGGCCAGGAGGAGCCCTCGCGGCGGCGCCGCGTTCGTGCATCGCGACGCGCTTTTCTACTCCGAGCCCGGCGTCGGCTGGGGGACTCGTGGAGATCAACCAGGCGTCGGCGACCCACTCACCCCGCAGGCCCAGGCCTGGATCGCCGAGTTCAGCCAGGCGCTGCGGCCCTACGTGAACGGAGCCTACGTCAACGTGCCGAACGTCGGGCAGCAGGATTGGGAAACCGCCTATTGGGGATCCAACTTCGACCGGCTCCGCCAGATCAAGGCGAAGTACGACCCCCACAACGTCTTCCAGTACGAGCAGAGCATCCCGCCCGCGTCACTCCGGCACGAGCGCGCGTGA